One genomic window of Arachis stenosperma cultivar V10309 chromosome 10, arast.V10309.gnm1.PFL2, whole genome shotgun sequence includes the following:
- the LOC130956489 gene encoding transcription elongation factor 1 homolog, translated as MGKRKSSAKPAPKKRMDKLDTVFNCPFCNHGASVECRIDMKNLIGEASCRICQESFSTTVTALSEPIDIYSDWIDECERVNKPGS; from the exons ATGGGAAAGAGGAAATCATCAGCAAAGCCAGCTCCAAAGAAGCGGATGGATAAGCTTGACACTGTCTTCAACTGCCCTTTCTGCAATCACGGCGCCAGTGTCGAATGCCGAAT TGATATGAAGAACTTGATAGGGGAAGCTTCTTGCAGGATTTGCCAAGAGAGCTTTAGCACTACTGTCACAG CTTTATCTGAACCAATAGACAT ATACAGTGACTGGATTGATGAATGTGAACGGGTGAACAAACCCGGAAGTTGA